In the genome of Sphingomonas naphthae, one region contains:
- a CDS encoding helix-turn-helix transcriptional regulator: MADDDMADLALALLDGPFEEPLWQGFLDLFRARLGADYASLIFRAQAPLRPSLVHLYSGEPYSPLLERLYRESMHQSDPVDYHRLTADRVYRLGDFINGDDPAHEAFRQTLLTPGGVNDSRLLRVVEPSGVNIWLNASRKAGMFRAEDDRLMARLAPFLRASLRGFVALEQERFNAAVASEAIRRLSFGWLALDAKGIVLDGDAEGRRMLEQSGVFQRGAGGRLAARDGELDREIVAAIKAIAREPQSRPRALVLNRDPWLDMLLVPAHRRALPSATPPAVIAYVHGDGWSSADRCDQLAELFELLPSEARLALALSRGMTIAEAADDLGLTIETARSYSKKIYAKTGARGQPDLVRFIHRSVLTIA, translated from the coding sequence ATGGCCGATGACGACATGGCCGATCTGGCGCTGGCGCTGCTCGACGGCCCGTTCGAGGAGCCGCTGTGGCAGGGCTTCCTCGATCTGTTTCGCGCCCGGCTCGGCGCGGATTATGCCAGCCTGATCTTCCGCGCTCAGGCGCCGTTGCGGCCGTCGCTGGTGCATCTGTATTCCGGCGAACCTTATTCCCCGTTGCTCGAGCGGCTCTATCGGGAGAGCATGCATCAGAGCGATCCGGTGGACTATCACCGGCTGACCGCCGACCGGGTTTACCGCCTGGGCGATTTCATCAACGGCGACGATCCGGCCCACGAGGCCTTTCGCCAGACCCTGCTGACACCGGGCGGGGTGAACGACAGCCGGCTGCTGCGTGTGGTGGAACCGAGCGGGGTGAACATCTGGCTGAATGCGTCACGCAAGGCCGGCATGTTCCGCGCCGAGGACGACCGGCTGATGGCCCGCCTCGCCCCCTTCCTGCGCGCCTCGCTGCGTGGTTTCGTCGCGCTGGAGCAGGAGCGGTTCAACGCGGCGGTGGCCAGCGAGGCCATTCGCCGGCTCAGCTTCGGCTGGCTGGCGCTGGACGCCAAAGGGATCGTACTGGACGGCGATGCCGAGGGGCGGCGGATGCTGGAGCAATCGGGCGTGTTCCAGCGCGGCGCCGGCGGGCGGCTGGCCGCGCGCGACGGCGAACTGGATCGCGAGATCGTGGCCGCCATCAAGGCGATCGCGCGCGAGCCGCAGAGCCGGCCGCGCGCCCTCGTCCTCAACCGCGATCCCTGGCTGGACATGCTGCTGGTGCCCGCCCATCGCCGTGCGCTGCCGAGCGCGACGCCGCCCGCCGTGATCGCCTATGTCCATGGCGACGGCTGGTCCTCGGCCGATCGCTGCGACCAACTCGCCGAACTGTTCGAGCTGTTGCCGAGCGAGGCGCGGCTGGCGCTGGCGCTGAGCCGGGGGATGACGATCGCCGAGGCGGCGGACGACCTGGGCCTGACGATCGAGACCGCGCGATCCTATTCCAAGAAGATCTACGCCAAGACGGGCGCGCGCGGGCAGCCCGATCTGGTGCGCTTCATCCACCGCAGCGTGTTGACGATCGCCTGA
- a CDS encoding acetyl-CoA C-acyltransferase, with translation MTQSDPIIIASYARTPMGGFQGAFSSVKATDLGAAAVKAAVERAGVPAEAVDRIYMGCVLPAGLGQAPARQAALAAGLPLSVQATTVNKMCGSGMQAAMMAWDALAAGSVDVAIAGGMESMTNAPYALPKHRGGARIGHDRIIDTMMMDGLEDAYTPGKPMGAFAQDTADHYQFTRDMQDAYAIRSLERAREAIGSGAFSGEIVPVEVSSRSGTATIDTDEQPGGAKPEKIPNLKPAFAKDGTITAASSASISDGAAALVMTRASVAERLGLKQVAKVVATAGHAHEPALFTTAPVFAIQKVLDQAGWTVDDVDLFEVNEAFAVVAMIAAKDLRIPDDKINVNGGATALGHPIGASGARIIATLLAALERRGGKRGVASLCIGGGEATAMAFELV, from the coding sequence ATGACCCAATCCGACCCGATCATCATCGCCAGCTACGCGCGGACGCCGATGGGCGGCTTCCAGGGCGCCTTCTCGTCGGTGAAGGCGACAGATCTGGGCGCGGCGGCGGTGAAGGCCGCCGTGGAGCGCGCCGGCGTGCCGGCCGAGGCGGTTGATCGCATCTACATGGGCTGCGTGCTGCCCGCCGGCCTGGGCCAGGCGCCCGCCCGGCAGGCGGCTCTGGCCGCCGGCCTGCCGCTGTCGGTGCAGGCGACCACAGTGAACAAGATGTGCGGATCGGGCATGCAGGCGGCGATGATGGCGTGGGATGCGCTGGCCGCCGGATCGGTCGACGTGGCGATCGCGGGCGGCATGGAAAGCATGACCAACGCGCCCTACGCGCTGCCCAAGCATCGCGGCGGCGCGCGCATCGGCCATGACCGGATCATCGACACGATGATGATGGACGGGCTGGAGGACGCCTACACCCCCGGCAAGCCGATGGGCGCCTTCGCGCAGGACACCGCCGATCACTATCAGTTCACCCGCGACATGCAGGATGCCTATGCCATCCGTTCGCTGGAGCGCGCCCGCGAGGCGATCGGCAGCGGCGCCTTTTCGGGCGAGATCGTGCCCGTCGAGGTCTCCTCACGCAGCGGCACCGCGACCATCGATACCGACGAGCAGCCGGGCGGCGCCAAGCCGGAAAAGATCCCGAACCTGAAGCCCGCCTTCGCCAAGGACGGCACGATCACCGCCGCCAGCTCGGCCTCCATCTCGGACGGCGCGGCGGCGCTGGTGATGACGCGGGCGAGCGTGGCGGAGCGGCTCGGGCTGAAGCAGGTCGCGAAGGTCGTCGCCACCGCCGGCCATGCGCACGAGCCGGCGCTGTTCACCACCGCGCCGGTCTTCGCGATCCAGAAGGTGCTGGATCAGGCCGGCTGGACGGTGGACGACGTCGATCTGTTCGAGGTGAACGAGGCGTTCGCCGTGGTGGCGATGATCGCCGCCAAGGATCTGCGCATCCCCGACGACAAGATCAACGTGAACGGCGGCGCGACCGCGCTGGGCCATCCTATCGGCGCGTCGGGCGCGCGCATCATCGCGACCCTGCTGGCGGCGCTGGAGCGGCGGGGCGGCAAGCGCGGCGTGGCCAGCCTGTGCATCGGCGGCGGCGAGGCGACCGCCATGGCGTTCGAGCTGGTCTGA
- a CDS encoding NAD(P)H-dependent flavin oxidoreductase produces MVLRTRFTELLGIEYPIVQGGMMWVGRAELASAVSNAGGLGILTALTQPTPDDLRREIDRCRTMTDKPFGVNLTILPSVSPPPYAEYRRAIIESGVTIVETAGHKPQEHVDDFKAHGITVLHKCTAVRHALSAERMGVDVISIDGFECAGHPGEDDIPGLVLIPATADKVKIPIIASGGFGDGRGLVAALALGAEGINMGTRFCATREAPIHDNVKQFLVANDERATNLIFRRFHNTGRVARNSVSDRVVEISNREGAVFEDIRPLVGGALGRQALETGDLDAGLVWAGQIQGLIHDVPSCQELLDRIMGEARAVIAERLAGFLPVPAAVAA; encoded by the coding sequence ATGGTCCTGCGCACGCGCTTCACCGAATTGCTCGGCATCGAATATCCGATCGTGCAGGGCGGGATGATGTGGGTCGGCCGCGCCGAACTCGCCTCGGCCGTGTCCAACGCGGGCGGGCTCGGCATCCTGACCGCGCTGACCCAGCCGACGCCCGACGATCTGCGCCGCGAGATCGATCGCTGCCGGACGATGACCGACAAGCCGTTCGGCGTGAACCTCACCATCCTGCCCTCGGTCAGCCCGCCGCCCTATGCCGAATATCGCCGCGCGATCATCGAAAGCGGCGTGACGATCGTCGAGACCGCCGGCCACAAGCCGCAGGAACATGTCGACGACTTCAAGGCGCATGGCATCACCGTACTCCACAAATGCACCGCCGTGCGCCACGCTTTGTCGGCCGAACGGATGGGCGTGGACGTGATCTCGATCGACGGCTTCGAATGCGCCGGCCATCCGGGCGAGGACGATATCCCCGGCCTCGTGCTGATCCCCGCCACCGCCGACAAGGTGAAGATCCCGATCATCGCCAGCGGCGGCTTCGGCGACGGTCGCGGCCTCGTCGCGGCGTTGGCGCTGGGTGCCGAGGGCATCAACATGGGCACGCGCTTCTGCGCGACCAGGGAAGCGCCGATCCACGACAATGTGAAGCAGTTCCTCGTCGCCAACGACGAGCGGGCGACGAACCTGATCTTCCGCCGCTTCCACAACACCGGCCGGGTCGCGCGCAACAGCGTGTCCGACCGGGTGGTCGAAATCTCCAACCGCGAGGGCGCGGTGTTCGAGGATATCCGCCCGCTCGTCGGCGGGGCGCTCGGGCGGCAGGCGCTGGAGACGGGCGATCTGGATGCGGGCCTCGTCTGGGCGGGGCAGATCCAGGGGCTGATCCACGACGTGCCGAGCTGTCAGGAACTGCTCGACCGGATCATGGGCGAGGCGCGCGCGGTGATCGCCGAGCGGCTCGCCGGTTTCCTGCCCGTGCCCGCCGCGGTCGCGGCCTGA
- a CDS encoding NAD-dependent succinate-semialdehyde dehydrogenase produces MTIALRDPSLLRAQCYIEGEWRGDGALPVTDPATGETLASIPDYGTDETRAAIAAAEAALPAWRAKLAGERSRILRRWFDLMIENQDDLAMILTREQGKPLAEAKGEIGYAASFIEWFAEEAKRVYGEVIPAHRLDSRIVVIRQPVGVVAAITPWNFPAAMITRKAAPALASGCTMVLKPATQTPLSALALAVLAERAGIPKGVFNVLTGSSRVIGAELTSNPAVAKLSFTGSTEVGKTLMAQCAPTMKKLSMELGGNAPFIVFADADLDAAVEGAIASKYRNSGQTCVCVNRILVQREVAEAFQTKLAAAVAKLAVGPGTQAGVTQGPLIDNNAVAKIEEHIADAVAKGATIVAGGKRHELGHSFFQPTVLAGATPDMLLAREETFGPLAPLFLFDTEEEALALANDTEVGLAGYFYTRDLSRAWRVGEGLEVGMVGINTGLISTEVAPFGGIKESGMGREGSRHGIDDYTEIKYLCMAGI; encoded by the coding sequence GTGACGATTGCCCTTCGAGATCCCTCGCTGCTGCGCGCGCAATGCTACATCGAAGGCGAATGGCGGGGCGACGGCGCGCTGCCCGTGACCGATCCGGCGACGGGCGAGACCCTCGCCTCGATCCCCGATTACGGCACCGACGAGACGCGCGCCGCCATCGCCGCCGCAGAGGCCGCGCTGCCGGCGTGGCGCGCGAAGCTGGCCGGCGAACGCTCGCGCATCCTGCGCCGCTGGTTCGATCTGATGATCGAAAATCAGGACGATCTGGCGATGATCCTGACCCGCGAGCAGGGCAAGCCGCTGGCCGAGGCCAAAGGCGAGATCGGCTATGCCGCCTCCTTCATCGAATGGTTCGCCGAAGAGGCCAAGCGCGTCTACGGCGAGGTGATCCCGGCGCACCGGCTCGACAGCCGCATCGTCGTGATCCGCCAGCCGGTGGGCGTGGTGGCGGCGATCACGCCGTGGAATTTCCCGGCGGCGATGATCACCCGCAAGGCCGCCCCGGCGCTCGCCTCGGGCTGCACGATGGTGCTGAAGCCCGCGACGCAGACGCCGCTCTCCGCGCTGGCGCTGGCGGTGCTGGCCGAGCGGGCGGGGATTCCGAAGGGCGTGTTCAACGTGCTGACCGGATCGTCCCGCGTGATCGGCGCCGAACTCACCAGCAACCCCGCCGTCGCCAAGCTGAGCTTCACCGGATCGACCGAGGTGGGCAAGACGCTGATGGCGCAATGCGCGCCGACGATGAAGAAATTGTCGATGGAATTGGGCGGCAACGCCCCCTTCATCGTCTTCGCCGACGCCGATCTGGACGCGGCGGTGGAGGGCGCGATCGCCTCCAAATACCGCAACAGCGGGCAGACCTGCGTGTGCGTCAACCGCATCCTCGTCCAGCGCGAGGTGGCCGAAGCCTTCCAGACCAAGCTGGCCGCCGCCGTCGCCAAACTGGCGGTGGGGCCGGGAACGCAGGCCGGCGTGACGCAGGGGCCGCTGATCGACAATAACGCCGTCGCCAAGATCGAGGAGCATATCGCCGACGCCGTCGCCAAGGGCGCCACGATCGTCGCCGGCGGCAAGCGCCACGAACTGGGCCACAGCTTCTTCCAGCCGACGGTGCTGGCCGGCGCCACGCCGGACATGCTGCTGGCCCGCGAGGAAACCTTCGGCCCGCTCGCCCCGCTGTTCCTGTTCGATACCGAGGAGGAGGCGCTGGCGCTGGCCAACGATACCGAAGTGGGCCTGGCCGGCTATTTCTACACCCGCGACCTCTCCCGCGCGTGGCGGGTCGGCGAGGGGCTGGAGGTCGGCATGGTCGGCATCAACACCGGCCTGATCTCGACCGAGGTGGCGCCCTTCGGCGGCATCAAGGAATCCGGCATGGGCCGCGAAGGATCGCGCCACGGCATCGACGATTATACCGAGATCAAATATCTCTGCATGGCGGGGATCTGA
- a CDS encoding TauD/TfdA dioxygenase family protein, producing the protein MGAVFEPIKPYIGSIVHVSKDEMFTEEVARQCREMLDERTVLVFPRANLTDAEQLAFTDLMGARVDFTTRQKANQTAAEDVYQVTLDKKINRQPEYVLGTFFWHMDGITVDMPPPKASLLSARKVAAKGGQTEFASTAAAYDHLPEAEKAELKGLRAVHSVAASLSPIADAIPEEDRERVTSIGLVKEHPIVWQRESGRTTMVIGTTADTVVGMPVAHGRALLHRLTEWAAQPDFSYRHQWEEGDFVVWDNTAAMHRVIPYDDTGRMMHRTSVAGTEAVS; encoded by the coding sequence ATGGGTGCCGTATTCGAACCGATCAAGCCGTACATCGGCTCGATCGTCCATGTCAGCAAGGACGAGATGTTCACCGAGGAGGTCGCGCGCCAGTGCCGCGAGATGCTCGACGAGCGCACCGTGCTGGTCTTTCCGCGCGCCAATCTCACCGATGCCGAACAGCTCGCCTTCACCGATCTGATGGGCGCGCGCGTCGATTTCACGACCCGCCAGAAGGCCAACCAGACGGCCGCCGAGGACGTCTATCAGGTCACGCTCGACAAGAAGATCAACCGCCAGCCCGAATATGTGCTGGGCACCTTCTTCTGGCACATGGATGGCATCACGGTGGACATGCCCCCGCCCAAGGCGAGCCTGCTCTCCGCGCGCAAGGTGGCGGCAAAGGGCGGCCAGACCGAATTCGCCAGCACGGCGGCGGCCTACGATCATCTGCCCGAGGCGGAAAAGGCCGAGCTGAAGGGCCTGCGCGCGGTGCACAGCGTCGCCGCCAGCCTCAGCCCGATCGCCGATGCCATTCCCGAGGAAGATCGCGAGCGGGTCACCTCGATCGGCCTCGTCAAGGAACATCCGATCGTGTGGCAGCGCGAGAGCGGCCGCACGACGATGGTGATCGGCACCACCGCCGATACGGTCGTCGGCATGCCTGTCGCCCACGGCCGCGCCCTTCTCCACCGCCTCACCGAATGGGCCGCCCAGCCCGATTTCTCCTACCGCCATCAGTGGGAGGAGGGCGACTTCGTCGTGTGGGACAATACCGCCGCGATGCACCGCGTGATCCCGTACGACGATACCGGCCGCATGATGCACCGCACCTCGGTCGCGGGCACCGAAGCCGTGAGCTGA
- a CDS encoding acetyl-CoA C-acetyltransferase yields the protein MAEAYIVEAVRSPGGKRKGQFAGIHPADLAGDVLNGLLDRTGIDPAIVEDVIMGCVTQAGEQAFAFGRSAVLASNLPESCPAVTIDRQCGSSQQAVQFAAQAVMSGTQDVVIAAGAENMTRVPMFSNYLLHEKEGVGTGPWSERIKKKYGVEAFSQFEGAEAIARKYGFDRETLDRYALDSHLKAAAATAAGAFKNEIVPIAVEGHLVDTDEGIRAGATLEAIASVKLLQEGGVISAANASQICDGASAALIVSERALKQYGLTPLARIVNLTVTAGDPVIMLEEPIPATRKALARAGMTIDDMDLYEVNEAFASIPLAWLAGIGADPAKLNVNGGAIALGHPLGASGTKLMSTLIHALKARGKRYGLQTMCEGGGIANVTILEAL from the coding sequence ATGGCGGAAGCCTATATCGTCGAAGCGGTCCGTTCTCCGGGGGGCAAGCGCAAGGGGCAGTTCGCCGGCATCCACCCGGCCGATCTGGCGGGCGACGTGCTCAACGGCCTGCTCGACCGCACCGGCATCGACCCCGCCATCGTCGAGGATGTCATCATGGGCTGCGTCACGCAGGCCGGCGAGCAGGCTTTCGCCTTCGGCCGCAGCGCGGTGCTCGCCTCCAACTTGCCGGAAAGCTGCCCGGCGGTGACTATCGACCGCCAGTGCGGTTCCTCGCAACAGGCCGTGCAATTCGCGGCGCAGGCGGTGATGTCGGGCACGCAGGACGTGGTGATCGCGGCCGGCGCGGAGAATATGACCCGCGTGCCGATGTTCTCCAACTACCTCCTCCACGAAAAGGAAGGGGTCGGCACCGGCCCGTGGAGCGAGCGGATCAAGAAGAAATATGGCGTGGAGGCGTTCAGCCAGTTCGAGGGTGCCGAGGCGATCGCGCGCAAATATGGCTTCGATCGCGAGACGCTGGATCGCTACGCGCTCGACAGCCACCTGAAGGCCGCCGCCGCCACCGCCGCCGGCGCCTTCAAGAACGAGATCGTGCCGATCGCGGTGGAGGGCCATCTGGTCGATACCGACGAGGGCATCCGCGCCGGCGCCACCCTCGAGGCCATCGCCTCGGTCAAATTGTTGCAGGAGGGCGGGGTCATCTCCGCCGCCAACGCCAGCCAGATCTGCGACGGCGCATCGGCCGCGCTGATCGTGTCCGAGCGGGCGCTGAAGCAATATGGCCTCACGCCGCTCGCGCGCATCGTCAACCTCACGGTCACGGCGGGCGACCCGGTCATCATGCTGGAGGAGCCGATTCCGGCGACCCGGAAGGCGCTCGCCCGCGCCGGCATGACGATCGACGACATGGATCTGTACGAGGTGAACGAAGCCTTCGCCTCGATCCCGCTGGCGTGGCTGGCGGGGATCGGCGCCGATCCGGCCAAGCTCAACGTCAACGGCGGCGCCATCGCGCTCGGCCACCCGCTGGGCGCCAGCGGCACCAAGCTGATGTCCACCCTGATCCATGCGCTGAAGGCGCGCGGCAAGCGATATGGGTTGCAGACGATGTGCGAGGGCGGCGGCATCGCCAACGTGACGATCCTGGAGGCATTGTAA
- a CDS encoding TetR/AcrR family transcriptional regulator produces the protein MPKSVENAAAGDVSPFRSPEQRVAERAAKREAVLRAAVRTFNARGFQAASLDDVAARLKISKPTIYHYLGNKEQVLLECVTRGLEILRGAATKAQSGQGSGLERLTRFLTAYAEAIMDDFGRCVIRTADEALSPEGGARFRALKSEIDAAMRALIEQGVADGSIGPVDVKMAAFTLAGALNWPARWHDSGGPMPPEAIAKAMVDVLVRGLAPRP, from the coding sequence GTGCCGAAATCCGTCGAAAATGCCGCCGCCGGCGATGTCTCGCCGTTCCGCTCGCCCGAACAGCGGGTGGCCGAGCGCGCGGCCAAGCGGGAAGCGGTGCTGCGCGCGGCGGTGCGGACCTTCAACGCGCGCGGCTTCCAGGCGGCCTCGCTCGACGATGTCGCCGCCCGCCTGAAGATCAGCAAGCCGACGATCTACCATTATCTGGGCAACAAGGAGCAGGTGCTGCTCGAATGCGTGACACGCGGGCTGGAGATCCTGCGCGGCGCCGCCACCAAAGCGCAGAGCGGGCAGGGCAGCGGGCTGGAACGGCTCACCCGCTTCCTGACGGCCTATGCCGAGGCGATCATGGACGATTTCGGCCGCTGCGTGATCCGCACCGCCGACGAGGCACTCTCGCCCGAGGGCGGCGCCAGATTCCGCGCGCTGAAAAGCGAGATCGATGCCGCGATGCGCGCCCTGATCGAGCAAGGCGTGGCGGACGGATCGATCGGGCCGGTCGACGTGAAGATGGCGGCCTTCACCCTGGCGGGCGCGCTCAACTGGCCGGCGCGCTGGCACGACAGCGGCGGGCCGATGCCGCCCGAGGCGATCGCGAAGGCGATGGTGGACGTACTGGTCCGGGGTCTCGCCCCGCGCCCCTGA
- the cofH gene encoding 5-amino-6-(D-ribitylamino)uracil--L-tyrosine 4-hydroxyphenyl transferase CofH — MKELSRRLLTAPTSALLAEARARRDGRGPARTSYSRKVFIPLTQLCADVCHYCTFAKAPSRLDAPYLSVEQVLQIAREGAARGCKEALFTLGDAPERRYPAARAALDALGFASTVDYLAHVAGVVLKETGLLPHINAGILGAEDYARLRAVSASMGLMLESASDRLSERGGPHFGSPDKRPAVRLASLAEAGRMGVPVTSGILIGIGETEEERLDTLFALRDLHRAGGHLQEVIVQNFRAKPGTKMADAPEPSDEDLYRTIAWARIILDDDVSVQAPPNLNDGRLTELLDAGIDDWGGISPVTIDHVNPEAPWPHIDRLARVCADAGRPLVERLTVYPRFIQAPDRWLDAKMRAPVLKLADAEGLAREGSWSPGTTLPAPGSPRRPLGAPALARHHGLSEILAKAANATELSEADMVTLFAARDGAAEAVVAAADALRAEVRGDTVTYVINRNINYTNICTYACAFCAFSKTSIKAGTRDKPYVLTGEEVAGRAVEAWAAGATEVCLQGGIHPSYTGDTYADILAAVKRARPDMHVHAFSPLEVSSGAETLGVSVRDYLLRLKDAGLGSLPGTAAEILDDEVRALICPDKLSTQEWLDVVRTAHQVGLPTTATIMFGHLDQPKHWARHLLAIRRLQLETGGFTEFVPLPFVHMEAPLYRRGMARKGPTWRETVLMHAVSRLALHGAIGSIQCSWVKLGLDGAAAMLAAGCNDLGGVLMNESISRAAGAAHGQEVTADDLRATAAAAGRTLRRRSTLYRLYDEEPQLTT; from the coding sequence GTGAAAGAGCTTAGCCGCCGCCTGTTGACGGCCCCGACATCGGCGCTGCTGGCCGAGGCGCGTGCCCGCCGCGACGGGCGCGGGCCGGCGCGGACCAGCTATTCGCGCAAGGTCTTCATCCCGCTCACCCAGCTCTGCGCCGACGTCTGCCATTATTGCACCTTCGCGAAGGCGCCGAGCCGGCTCGATGCGCCCTATCTGTCGGTCGAACAGGTGCTTCAGATCGCCCGCGAGGGCGCGGCGCGGGGCTGCAAGGAGGCGCTGTTCACCTTGGGCGACGCGCCCGAGCGCCGCTATCCCGCCGCCCGCGCCGCGCTCGACGCGCTCGGCTTCGCCAGCACGGTGGACTATCTCGCGCATGTCGCCGGTGTCGTCCTGAAGGAAACCGGGCTGCTGCCGCACATCAACGCCGGTATCCTGGGGGCGGAGGATTATGCCCGGCTGCGCGCCGTCTCGGCCTCGATGGGGCTGATGCTCGAGAGTGCGTCGGATCGGCTGTCCGAGCGCGGCGGCCCGCATTTCGGATCGCCCGACAAGCGCCCGGCGGTGCGGCTGGCCTCGCTCGCCGAGGCGGGCCGGATGGGCGTGCCGGTGACGAGCGGCATCCTGATCGGCATCGGCGAGACCGAGGAGGAGCGGCTCGACACGCTCTTCGCGCTGCGCGATCTCCACCGCGCGGGCGGCCATCTTCAGGAAGTGATCGTCCAGAATTTCCGCGCCAAGCCCGGCACGAAGATGGCCGACGCGCCCGAGCCGAGCGACGAGGATCTGTACCGCACGATCGCTTGGGCGCGGATCATCCTCGACGATGACGTGTCGGTACAGGCGCCGCCGAACCTGAACGACGGCCGGCTGACCGAATTGCTCGATGCCGGGATCGACGATTGGGGCGGCATTTCGCCGGTCACGATCGATCATGTGAATCCCGAGGCGCCGTGGCCGCATATCGACCGGCTCGCCCGCGTCTGCGCCGATGCCGGGCGGCCGCTGGTCGAGCGGCTGACGGTCTATCCCCGCTTCATCCAGGCGCCGGATCGCTGGCTGGATGCGAAGATGCGCGCGCCGGTCCTCAAGCTGGCCGATGCCGAGGGGCTGGCGCGCGAGGGCAGCTGGAGCCCCGGCACGACCCTGCCGGCGCCCGGCAGCCCGCGCCGCCCGCTCGGCGCCCCCGCGCTCGCCCGCCACCATGGCCTGTCGGAGATCCTCGCCAAGGCCGCGAACGCGACCGAATTGTCCGAAGCCGACATGGTCACCCTGTTCGCGGCGCGCGACGGCGCGGCCGAGGCGGTGGTCGCGGCGGCCGATGCGCTGCGCGCCGAGGTGCGCGGCGACACCGTCACCTACGTCATCAACCGCAACATCAACTACACCAACATCTGCACCTACGCGTGCGCCTTCTGCGCCTTCTCCAAGACGTCGATCAAGGCCGGCACGCGCGACAAGCCCTATGTGCTGACCGGCGAGGAGGTCGCCGGCCGCGCGGTCGAGGCATGGGCGGCGGGCGCCACCGAAGTCTGCCTCCAGGGCGGCATCCACCCCAGCTACACCGGCGACACCTATGCCGACATATTGGCGGCGGTGAAGCGCGCCCGGCCGGACATGCACGTCCATGCCTTCTCGCCCTTGGAGGTCAGCTCGGGCGCCGAGACCTTGGGCGTCAGCGTGCGCGACTATCTGCTGCGGCTGAAGGATGCCGGGCTCGGCTCGCTGCCCGGCACGGCGGCGGAAATCCTCGACGACGAGGTGCGCGCGCTGATCTGCCCGGACAAGCTCAGCACACAGGAATGGCTCGATGTCGTCCGCACCGCGCATCAGGTCGGCCTGCCGACCACCGCGACGATCATGTTCGGCCATCTCGATCAGCCCAAGCATTGGGCGCGCCACCTGCTCGCCATCCGCCGGCTCCAGCTGGAGACGGGCGGCTTCACCGAATTCGTGCCCTTGCCCTTCGTCCATATGGAGGCGCCGCTCTATCGCCGGGGGATGGCGCGCAAGGGGCCGACGTGGCGCGAGACGGTGCTGATGCACGCCGTCAGCCGGCTTGCGCTGCACGGCGCGATCGGATCGATCCAGTGCAGCTGGGTCAAGCTCGGGCTGGACGGCGCGGCGGCGATGCTGGCGGCCGGCTGCAACGATCTGGGCGGCGTGCTGATGAACGAGAGCATCAGCCGCGCCGCTGGCGCCGCCCACGGGCAGGAGGTCACCGCCGACGATCTGCGCGCCACCGCCGCCGCCGCCGGCCGCACCCTGCGCCGCCGCTCGACGCTCTATCGCCTCTACGACGAGGAACCGCAGCTTACCACCTGA
- a CDS encoding enoyl-CoA hydratase/isomerase family protein produces the protein MADDAPLLVSVADGVAWLTLNRPQAGNAIDLPMAQALLKAAIACENDAGIRCVVLTGAGRLFCAGGDVAAMRTAGDGLAAMLSELIATLHAAISRLARMPKPLLVLVNGPAAGAGFSLAMLGDVVISGRAAHYTAAYGAIGLTADGGLSWLLPRLVGLRKSQEIILTNRRIASAEAEAIGLVTRTVEDEALADEGEAMARKLADAPVAALGAARALLKESYESGFETQLDRELRSMTIAATGEAREGLAAFFAKRAPDFRGV, from the coding sequence ATGGCCGACGACGCCCCCCTGCTGGTCTCGGTGGCCGACGGCGTCGCGTGGCTGACGCTCAACCGGCCGCAGGCGGGCAATGCGATCGACCTGCCGATGGCGCAGGCTTTGTTGAAGGCCGCCATCGCCTGCGAGAATGACGCGGGCATCCGCTGCGTCGTGCTGACCGGCGCGGGGCGGCTGTTCTGCGCGGGCGGCGACGTGGCGGCGATGCGGACGGCGGGCGATGGCCTCGCCGCGATGCTCAGCGAACTGATCGCCACTTTGCATGCCGCGATCAGCCGGCTGGCGCGGATGCCCAAGCCGCTGCTGGTGCTGGTCAACGGCCCGGCGGCGGGCGCGGGCTTCAGCCTCGCCATGCTGGGCGATGTCGTGATCTCGGGCCGGGCGGCGCATTATACTGCCGCCTACGGCGCGATCGGCCTCACCGCCGACGGTGGACTGAGCTGGCTGCTGCCGCGCCTCGTGGGGCTGCGAAAATCGCAGGAGATCATCCTGACCAACCGCCGCATCGCGTCGGCGGAGGCCGAGGCGATCGGCCTCGTCACCCGTACCGTCGAGGACGAGGCGCTGGCGGATGAGGGCGAGGCGATGGCCCGCAAGCTGGCCGACGCGCCGGTGGCGGCGCTGGGCGCCGCCCGCGCTTTGCTCAAGGAAAGCTACGAGAGCGGGTTCGAGACGCAGCTCGATCGCGAACTCCGCTCGATGACCATCGCGGCGACGGGGGAGGCGCGCGAGGGCCTCGCCGCCTTCTTCGCCAAGCGCGCACCCGATTTCAGAGGAGTCTAG